A window of Oryza glaberrima chromosome 2, OglaRS2, whole genome shotgun sequence genomic DNA:
ACATCGTCGCACTCGCACGCGcgcaaccgatcgatcgagaggcCCCCAACCCCAAGTCGCAGCCGTTACTGGCTACTGCGCTGCCATGCCCGTGTCCAACTGATCTAGTAGCTAGTGCGTGTGCTCGATCGATCACTCGATCAGTAGCACAAATTAACCAGCAAAACTATCGGTTACACATTGACACTTATAGTGTACATTATATCTATTCACCTATATATCTGCAATTCTAAATTATCTGGCTGTGTACATAAAAAGACGCGAATATGAGGGAAGgacataatatcaaataattaaaaagggTAAGGCTTTAAACCCagatcgtctagcccaccaccttgtgaagTTAGCCGGAAGACCCCAGGTTGTCTGGCTGTGTACATGGCCAGACATTGACCGTGTACACGACCCGATATTTtggaattatatatataggcgAATAGATATACCATACGTATCTATGTGTACATGATTTTGTctgatcataaatatttaaacGATTGATTTTGGCGATGaagtttaaccattcgtcttattaaaaaaactataaaatattttagtgtgatttattttatttttaaagatgTTTTAAGTATGTATATTCTTGTATATTTATACgttttttaaataatacaaATAATCAAACTTAATTGTGGCAAATATTTATAATCGGAAGGAATACAAAGTAGTATTTCTACGTACGGTACCGTTTGGGAATATTGGCAAACAGTAAAATTCCCAACTTCGTGTATATAGGATAAGCTGGCTAAttaggcccctttgaatcaaaggaattatgaataaattttataggattaaaatcctataggaaattttcctatgtagctctttgattcaaaggattgaagttttccaaatcctacaaaattcctatggaatggcttaTTGCAtatagattttggagaaaacttagcaagaggtccaacctcttgggaaaaatcctttgagtctatctctctcatccgatttttgtgtttttcctgtggtccaatcaaacaatcattcatgtgttttgcaatcctctgttttacacttgtatttctgtcagaatcctatgttttttctattcctccgtttttccattcctatgattcaaaggGGTTAAGCATTTTAGTCGCGTAAAGGTGGATAAAATGTCAACTTAAATTTGGTCATTTTTGTTCACTTATATACCAAGATTTGACATGCATCGTGTGTGCATGCACACTATCAAGTCAAGACGTTCTGGAATTTGACCTAATCAGTCACAATTGAAACCAACCGAAGCTACAACTATGGTACACGTATCTGTCTGACCGGTGCGAAACTTTGCGCGTACTGAACTTTCTTCTATAAGATTTAAGTGAGTTATGTAGCTTTGACAAAATTTGTTCATCTTTTCAACCCCTAATTAACATGCATGTTTTcatggttatttttttttcacataatgaaaaactaaaattatCTGGAAATGGGGGCAAACGTGTTGCCTGGAGTTGAATAATCTTAGCACTTTGGCCGGTACAGTTGGACTTGAATAAAATTGTCTTGCCCCAAGTGAAATCAGGGAGTTGACCGATCGAATGATCGATGCAAATGCAAAAATGCTTAAGGAAAATACATCTTTGTAGCACAGGGGATTTTGCCATGCAAAATTTGAATCTTAGATTTTTCTTTCATGCAAAAGTTTTATGAATAATAATAGAAAGAGCTCCTATTTTATGCCATTCAATGTTATCTTTGACTAGCGAAAGGGCCTGTaacctagtggttacaagagtctcagtagcacctgaggtcctgagttcgactccccatgggagcgaattttccaggatttaacggcgttgtgctttcagtggtaggcgacgtacccatcgacagcgatgcgcctgtggtgacttcgtcaatctccaggatttgccggcccagtcttcgaagatgctcataggggtaggatttgcgtgcgtgcgttcataggggtgagtttttgaagatgctcataggggtaggaggatttgcgtgcgtgcgttcataggggtgagtttttgaagatgctcataggggtaggattTGCGTGCGTATGTTCACAGGGGTCTTCAGGTGAGTGCACGTACGTTGTgacgtgcgtgtgttcataggggtgagttttcgaagatgctcataggggtaggattTGCGTGCGTATGTTCACAGGGGTCTTCAGGTGAGTGCACGtacgttgtgagtgtctgcgttgtactgtgtaattaaaaaaaaagttatcttTGACTAGTTGGAACAGAAGTAGATCGAAGAAAACATTACTAGGtttcaacaacaaaaaaagaaaaaaaaaatactaccaaGAAATCAGCATTTCGGCCCATGCCCGTAGCCTGATTTGTCCTTGTTTGATGGGCCTCCATTCTGGCCAGCCACGTAATCAGGCCAAGATATTAACGTACCGCATTAGGCCTAGAATTTggacggaataagttcatctgagatcccttaacttgtcagcgattccgattttcgtccttcaaccggaaaaccagatacaacgggtccctcaacagTCAAAACTAAAATCGTCCTTCAatcggaaaaccagatacaacgggtccctcaactgaCAAAACCAGCGTAGATGAGGCCCCTCTGCGGTTTTgacggcggttttggctgacgtggtgcctacgtggcaaatttgacttggtcttcatctgatgtggcatcGACGTGGTGCtaacgtggcaattcgatccagaaaataataaactttgtgggacccacatgccagcctcacatataaattaatataaaaatggtggggcccacatgtcagctacaaataaaataaagatggcggggcccacgtgggccccacaagcCCTCTCGGCTCTCCATCATCCTCGCGGCGGAGCAACGGTGGGGAAGAGGAGCGGGCGCCGGCAGCAGCAAGCCGCGGGCGGAACGGAGGGGCGGGTGGAGCAACAGCAGATGCACCCTGGTGGCAAACGCCAGGCGGAGGTGGTCAGAGGAGGAGGTTGCTAACAGAGCGGTGGCAAGCCGCGGATGCGCGGAGGTGaccagaggaggaagaggcagaAGAGGAGATCGCCGATGAGCGCAGTAGCTCCACTCCGTCGGCCGCTCTGCCCGCGATGCCCAGCAGAACAACGCTGCCCCTTCTTgcccggccgcgccgcgccacctccCTCCTTGCCCGGCCACCGCacaccgcctccctcctcgtccGGTTGCTATCGCTGACGTCCTTGATGGTCACATCCGGGTCGGAGCCCTCCCTCCTCACCTggtcgccgtgcgccgcctccctcctcgcccgggTGCCGCGTGCCGCCTCGGGGAcaggagagggaagagaggaggaagaagaggggaagagagttGAAGAAAGCGAGAtgatgagaatgacatgtggggcccacgtgggccccacaaatttttattaatttatgtgtgaatctgacatgtgggtcctacaaaGTTTATTGCTTTTccagatcgaattgccacgtaagcaccacgttaatgccacatcagatgaagaccaagtcaaatttaCCACATAGACGCCACGTCAGGCAAAACTGTCgttaaaaccgccgagggatctcATCTAcactggttttgacagttggGTGACCCGTTGTATCTGTTGAACAAAGAAAATCGGATtcattgacaagttaagggacctcagatgaacttattccaatttGGACtaatattttggcccacacgaaTGGGCCACGATTCACGCCCACATAAATGAGGCCCATATATAATAATGGGCCGGAATTTGGAACCATGCAGACGAGTTCTTACAGGGCCAACGTCTCATCAACGCCAAGAAACCAAATCATCattactctaattaacataCTCCTAATTATCTTtctaatcaattaattaaacgCAAAATCAGTAgttttctaataattttattattaaaactgTACTTTTAGAATATTTCACCTTATAATTCGATAGTTCTACAATAAATTTACCGTTATAAATATACATTTAACAGTTGAGTGATAATTTAACCAAATAAttaacatattatttttaaataataaaaataggtTATATCTTCCGACTTTGTCCATGGTCACACAACCAACAAATTTCACAAGAATTTAAAATGGATGCGATGGGTCAAACCCTCAACTCTCACCAATAAAATGATAAAGTGAAATAACGTTTTCAAAATCAGAGAGATTCTGGCACGAAATAATTATCTTTCTAATCAactattagttaattaattacggAGTAGTGATAATCCCCGGAGCTCATCTCCATCTCCTCTTCCGCTTGCTACTCCTACTCCGTCGCAATCCGCCGCCTCCAAAAAGCAACCACCTGTACCCACAAACGGAAGCAAAGATTCCAACTTTCGATCGAGAGCCTCGCCGTCGATTCCCCCACCTCGGCTGAGCCCGGATTCCGAGGCAGCCCCCCCATGGCGGGAGCCGAGCGACCCTACTACCCGGCGCGGCCCACGGACGGCGGCTCCGGCCAGCCCGCCGGCTGCGACTCGCCGGTGAggtgggacgacgacgacgaagaccacggcggcggcggcggcgatggcatgACCGCCGTTGCGGTGAGCaatccccccctctctctctctctctctctctctctctctctctctctctctctccctccccttacGCGGTTTCGTCACTGTGAAGATTGGTTGCGTGTACGCTTAGTTCGTTTGGTTGAGTTCGTCGTGATTTTAAAGCTTGTGGTTTGGGCGATTGGTTGGGTGATTAGGGCTTGCTGTGTGATTGTGAGAATCATGGAGGAATATGGAAAATAGAATGCTTTAATGGGTGATTGGGTTAAGCGCTTAAGCGAGAAGCAAGAAAAAGAAGGTTTGGGTTTTTAGGATTgtatggctgctgctgctcatcgccgtcgccgctttgGCTGCTGGGAATTATGGGGCTTTTCTACGATTACTTCTTTTAAACATGAACGAATTTCCATATTGGTTTCTgttgtaattttattttccaaatTTAGGGATTCAACCTGTTCGAGGAAGAATCAGATGACCCTCCTGCCAAAAATGGCGTGGTCGACGATCCTGATACTACCACTACAAGTGATTGCAACACTGATATGAGTGAGGATCTTGTAAAGAGGGAAGAAGGGATGAACTTCCATTGTGATCCCCCGCTTCACGAACATACTGGCATCTGGGTGCCTGTTTCTGTCCCGCCAATGACCAAACGCGATCACGAGGAGTGGCATAAGGGCTTTGGTCATAATGGTGACTACTTTCCAGAAGACGAATTTAACTGGGAGATAGATGAAGAGAACAAGGAGATGACGATGTGGGATGTATTTTCTGAGATGGTTGTTGCGGCAAAGGATAAGGTAATATCAGTTGCATCGTATGATCTTGGGAGGCGTGGTATGTCTATGTTGTCCAAGTTTTTCTTCCAAGAAGCTTGGAAGGATATGGCCCAAACACTTGCAGATGCCAATGCTGGCATTGCGAATGAGCTCCTAGAGACTGAACGAACAATATGGTTACCTGACAGCGCTGCCAGCGCCTGCATGCTCTGTAACGTGCGTTTTCATCCGATAATGTGCTCTCGACATCATTGTCGTTTCTGTGGTGGTGTGTTTTGTGGTGGTTGTTCAAAGGGTAGAAGCTTGATGCCACCGAAATTTAATACTTCAGAACCTCAAAGGGTTTGTGATGTTTGCGGGGTACGTCTAGAGAGTATTCAACCTTACTTGATGAATCGGATCAGTCGTGCTTCACAACCTCCAACTAATGATGTCACTGATCTGAGTACATTGAGGTCGTGGCTGAACTTCCCTTACGCACACACAATGGAATATGAGATCTACAAGGCTGCAAATTCTTTGAATAGTTACTGTAAGGTATGCCTTTTTACCCTAAATTGTTTACTGTTGAATTTGTTTATCAGTgctgttgtaattttttttagacattttcttttgttcttctcTTTTACTGTTTGAGAAATCATGTGCTTATGCTTTAGTCATAAGCCTATCAAGACTTGTCACCTAATTCTAAGGTGCTTTATCATGTCTTAATTCTCAACAGTTTATATATGATTTACTATGGACATCACTCATTAAGTAATTGATATGTTCCTTTCTTGCTAATACAATAATAATATCTATAAGACTTGTAACAGAGTATGGTCTTCCATATTTCTTGCAAAGTAATTTTCAGTTTGAGTTGAATAGATGAAAAACCTAACCCGGTGATTGGATAAGAATTGCATAGATATTTGCTCTCAGCTTTTGCACAATTACACCTGTGTAATCTATAGTGGCATCATATGGTTGTCCACAACATTTCAGTACGTTTATGGTCTTCCCTCTGTTGTATAATTTGTTAATgatatctattattttttaaagacaTACCTGTGTTACATTCATCCATTCCCCAATCTTTATTATAATAACTCTAGACCATTCAAGTTACAGTAAATGCTGCCAACTAATTAAAATGATATCTACATTAGTTGTTTTAGTGATATATTCAAATTAGAGAATCATTTTGTCTGTCGAATGCTGGTACGAAGTATTATACAAACTAAAATTGGATTTCCACATCATTCTAGCTTCTGAAAGTGCTGATTGTTCAGTTAGTTCAGTTGTTAGGAGACCAACCAGTAGCAGtgcaatcattttttttttcttccatgtgCCATTCAGGTGGGAAGACTGAAACCAGAAAAGGCTATCCCCTATACTATCCTTAAACAAGCAAAAGGCCTTGCTATAATTACTGTAGCAAAAGTCGGTATGATGGTTGCATATAAAGTTGGTACTGGGCTGGTTATTGCTCGAAGAGCCGATGGTTCATGGTCACCCCCTTCAGCCATCGCCACTTGTGGTATTGGATATGGAGCTCAGGTGACATCTTCTTTTCTAGTGTCCTTTATGTGCAAATTCTTTTATCATCACACTAGCACATCATAACAAAATCAGATAATTTCCGACTTACCCATCAGGCTGGAGGTGAGCTAGCTGATTTCATTATTGTGCTGAGGAACACAGAAGCTGTTAAAACTTTCAGTGGAAAGGCACATTTGTCAGTCGGTGCTGGTGTAAGTGCTTCTGTTGGCCATGTTGGACGAGTAGCTGAGGCTGATTTTCGTGCCGGTGATGGTGGTTATGCTGCATGTTACACATACAGTTGCAGCAAAGGTTTGTTTCAAATTTACTCCATGGCATGCGTCACTTTGGCGTCTTCTTTCATATGTTCATTTTCACCTCGCTCAACATGGAACACATGCTTTATTATATGATACGACTGTATATTCGTGAATAACTTCTtttggtggtgatggtgatggttgGGAGAATATGTGTAACAGGACAGTTCATGGTTACACAAAGAGTCAAATAAACATGTAATTCTGTCTTAGAATCTCTTAAAACAAAACAACAGAATTGGATTGGGGTCCTTGACCCATAGTTTCTCAATATATTAAGGTAATTTAAAGGGTTTTGTTTGTATCCATTGCAAGTTGATTATTTCTCTTGGATTTCAAATGGCAGACGAGTAATTCTACAAAGTTTGGGAATGTCCTCTTAAACCCAATTTTAGTTCTGCATACCTTTTATACCAACACACCAGGACCTGTTTCAAAAGGCCCATAGCTTAGTAATTTGACCCTTCTATTATTAGCTTTATCTTTGAATGAC
This region includes:
- the LOC127764456 gene encoding uncharacterized protein LOC127764456, encoding MAGAERPYYPARPTDGGSGQPAGCDSPVRWDDDDEDHGGGGGDGMTAVAGFNLFEEESDDPPAKNGVVDDPDTTTTSDCNTDMSEDLVKREEGMNFHCDPPLHEHTGIWVPVSVPPMTKRDHEEWHKGFGHNGDYFPEDEFNWEIDEENKEMTMWDVFSEMVVAAKDKVISVASYDLGRRGMSMLSKFFFQEAWKDMAQTLADANAGIANELLETERTIWLPDSAASACMLCNVRFHPIMCSRHHCRFCGGVFCGGCSKGRSLMPPKFNTSEPQRVCDVCGVRLESIQPYLMNRISRASQPPTNDVTDLSTLRSWLNFPYAHTMEYEIYKAANSLNSYCKVGRLKPEKAIPYTILKQAKGLAIITVAKVGMMVAYKVGTGLVIARRADGSWSPPSAIATCGIGYGAQAGGELADFIIVLRNTEAVKTFSGKAHLSVGAGVSASVGHVGRVAEADFRAGDGGYAACYTYSCSKGAFVGCALNGSLVSTRDTENARFYGGPIKAPDILMGSMARPPAAAALYKVLSELFDNPEKQSL